The Neodiprion pinetum isolate iyNeoPine1 chromosome 5, iyNeoPine1.2, whole genome shotgun sequence genome segment TCTACCGATATAAACATATGtatagatttttcaatgtgTATCAATAAATAGTTTCATACCGTGCaatctacatatgtataaatttccTTATCATTGTGCCTCTACCCAAAGTTACTTAAAATCCTATATAATTACACGTACCGATTAGGCTGTACCGTTTCAACATAAGGGGGTGCAGCCTGGTCAATTTCGATGTTGACGCATATATcttcaaatatcgaagtccatgtatctcaaacgcgaaaaagGGCTTAAGAGCTCCATTCTACACGCAATTATAAACGAAACCACGTCCAATAAATGTTCATTTGACGCGGAAATTAAGAAATCTCACGAATTCTATACGAATTTACTATCgcgatttcgtagaatccatgccatttctttatttctgcgccgaataaaaatgtatcggcgtctttttgttcagaattgtgtataTAATGGGACTGTTTAGCCCTTTTTCGCGCTCAAGATACGTAGACTTTGATGTTCAGAGATATATACGTCagcgtcgaaatcgaccagggcactCCCTTAATACGACATAACACTATACGTTAGACATTTCGTAAAACCAATAGGTATTAACTGCCGTTAATCGTATATACGTGGACTCACTTCAGTAGCGATCGGCAAattttcacccccccccccacacaAATATACTGAATTTTGGTATCTCGTTGCAGCTGATTGTGCTGATTGATATGCATCAAGATATTGTACAACGAAAAACGTTCTATACACCGATTCCAGTGATCTTTTAATCCCGAATAGTTAGTCATATATAATTTAAACTACACGTATAATTTATGAGGAATACATCAGACACAAATCTAATTGATTTCACGTGTTGCTGGTTGAGATAAAACGTGCGCTGTGTCACGATACATGTACCGATACTTTATTCCACAGACGTGTcgactcatttttttttcaacattgacAGATCAAAATCTCCTGATAATTGTTGATCacgagttgaaatttttgcatGCACCGAAAGCTTAAAGGTATACCAAAGTTACATGTGTGCACGTATTTGAATATGCATAGTTGCATCGTggaataatatacatacatatacatatatttcttttttttataaactttattacatttttttatactgctcgaatttattaattaataaggTATCACATTAAATCATAAAGGTGCGGTACACTGATGGTAATACGTATATGGTGACGAAAATAATCCGTATGTACTCAACTTCGGTaggaacaaacaaaataaataggACTTTCATTATTACGATATACGATgattaattatcatttataACATGCacatataaaattaaaaaatataaaaaaatcatccagTTTTGCTATGTCATTATgatataataatgatgataatagtaataatttcACCGCCTCCATTCGTTGCGCTTAAGAATACCTAATTCGTCGTATAATGTAGGCTGGAGTCACTTTTCGGAGGCGATATCCGGGGGCGGCGTGTCTTTCTCTTATAATTCATGACTTTAtggtattcttttttttatacttcgatTCTATTTTTCTCATGTTTAGaaaatttcgttcaaatttttgcTTTATGAAATCtcttcaaataataattattataccgcACGCAGATCACCTAAAACGAGCACCTCGAAATTACGTACTCTCAAAATATTGtatcgttataataataagtaaTTCTCAAACTTGTCTGATTATTTACACAACAAAGGTTTCAAGCCTTCCTCTTTCACCGCGATTTTTCATATATCAATGCAACTCCACAGCACACCGAAGCAGTTAAGCAATAGTATATTGTGATTGTTTATATATAGCATAGGTATACTTAACTTTCTTAATTATGAATTGATAGatattttttccgtttttcgttttttttgtcatttttttttttttttactttaattcTTACCATTACGTAAATATTatagtataaatttttactcttTACTTTCCTATCTACTACTGTGAATGCATTGTGggttttcaattcacttttcgaATTCATAAGAAAACTACAGTAGCGCGGCGTATTCTATCGGCGCAAGCTATTCCGAAATTAAGTATGCGCACTTGTGCGTAATGGTCCTTGTTGTAATACTCCGACGATCCAAGTCGTATTCAGTCAGCAGTCATGATCAGTTGATTATCAGTCGATGATGTGACCAGAGATGCATCCTTTTGCGGTACGTCTTCTTCGATAGTACTAGTTGATATTATCGTCTTCTGCTCGTGCACTTCAGTAATTCCGTTCTGGACGTGTTCGGCCTCAATTGAAGTCGTTATCGTTGTCTTTGTCGTAGAATTTTTTACCGCTGACAATTTTCCCCCTGGTCTCGTTATGGGAGCTGGTTTTTTTTGCGGCGGTGTGGTAGCTGGAGCAGCATTTTTACTCGTCAAGTTTCGCTTAGCAGTGGTTGAAGTGGTGCTCGTACCCGTTACCGAAGAGCGTCCAGTTCTGGTTAGCGTTGATGCATTTGCGCGTGCTGAGGACAATTGTTTATTCGTTGTCTCTTTTGCCTGCTTGTCAGCTGCTGGCGATTTTGGCATAGCAGATTTTGGTTTTGCTACAAGTCCAGTCGCGCCGATAGTTGTAGCGGTCTTTGGACGAGGTGAAGATACAGAGGTGCTTGTTGGCTTAGGTTTTGCAGACGTGTTTGTAGCGGAAACAGACCTCGGTTTTGCTGTTGTTGTAGTAGATGAAGCAGAAGTTGGACGAGCTGTTGCTGACGGCTTCATCGTAGTCTTGGAGACAGTGGTTGACATACCTGTCGAAGAACGGGTTGCCGGCTTAGAAAGAGCTGACTTGCTGGAAGTTCTCACATCACCGTTGGCTGTAGATTTCTTGTCACTGGAAATTGGAGTAGGTTTAGAAGTAGTGCTGGATGGTTTCGACCTGGGTGCTGCTGTTAAGGATACACTGGTGCGAGTTGTTGACGTCTTGGTCAGAGAAGCCACTTTCACAGGAGCTTTTGCCGCTGGAGATTTATTAATTGTGCCAGTGACAGACGTTTTGGCAGTCTCCAGATGTTTGGGACGAGATATAGTGCTACCGGTAACTGCTTTTTTTGGTGCTGAAGCTCCAATCACTCGCTGAGCTGCACCAACACTTTTTGTTGGAGAAGTTGGTGTTGATTTGTTTGTGAGTTTCGCCGCCGTCGTAGTTCTGGATCCTGTTTTGGCCGCAGGTTTCACCTTTGCTGTTTTTGTAGTAGGTGATGCTGTAACTGTTGCTGCAGTGGCTGCTGCTGCAACGGCAACAGACGCGGCCACAGTTGGGGACAGAGGTGCACGAGGCAATAACTCATCAGTCTTTGGCACTGCATTGTCATTCCTTTCATCTTCTCGAATTTTTGCCACCGTCTCGCTTTCTTCTAGTTCCCTAGAATCATCGTATTTCACTACAGTGCTCTTCTCAACTGAGTTTTCAACAGCTTCAGGGGCCAGGCTTTGAGATTCGGTTTTCACTTTGGGTTCCACAATTATTCCGTTTGATGGACGAACAGTATGTAGTTCAGgattcaattgtttttccaaGCCAGTGAATTCCTGCATGGATTCGGATAGGTTCATAACTGGTGTGTCAATTTTTGGTTCTTTGTTGATAGCGTTCTCCAGAGTTTTTGGGTCCCCTTCGGACACTTCTCTTTCAGGAACAGTAGTTTCCTTATCCAGTACGATTTCCTTATGCAATTCCACCTCTGTACTGGTGTTATTTTCTGTCCGCATTTCGTCTCTTAGTTCTAGAGCTCTATCTTCTGTAACTTCCGGCTCAGAAGACAATGCTGATGTAATCTCTTGCTGTGCAATCGGCTCTGACATCAATTCTTCCGGCGCAATGCTATCGTTGCTAAGCGGAGGATGTGTGAAATTAAGCAGAATTTTGTTTTGCGCCAAATCCTCGGTCGACTTGTTGTGAAACTGTGATTCGTGCATGACCTCTTGCTTAGGAATTTCAGAATAAAGTTCTTCAAGAATTTTCTGCTTTTCAATGTCAGTATTTGGTGATTCTTGGGTTGACGTTTCATCCAGCATAAGCTTGAAATGCTCATCAGGCGAAGTATTCACCTCTTCATTGAGGCATGATTCATTCGGAGCCACGGGTGGTGTGACAGGAATACCTTCAAACGGCgttgaaacttttctttcgTCAGCATCAAGATCTGAATGCGACTCTTCTTTTCGCGATGCAAATGCATCCCCTTCCTCAACCGGAGGTTCGCTCGTGGGTGGTGGTGATAATCGGGAGTCTTTGTTTTCGGTTTTTGTGAATGAAACATATTCAGAAACGTCCGTAACTTCATTCCGAAATGGTAAAGTCGTGTCACCTTCAGTCGCAGGCATTGGTGAATTCGGTGACGATGAAATGGCGGGCTTCGGGCAGGTTGAGATCTCGAGGTGGCTAGTGGTTTCCATGCCCGGCGAGGCTGACGTGAGAATTTTGGGAACTGGGGAAATGTTAGTTTCAATATCAATCTGCGTCGATTTACCGAGAACTTCCGCTTCACCGAGTTCTGTACAGAAAATACGCGGCGCTGGTTCTGGAGTGATGCCACTATCCAGCGTTGAGAAAGAGTCTACAGCATGATACCCTGTGTCTCCTGAATAATTTTGTGGTGACGGTGTGTTGACAACGTTACCGGAGGCTGTACTGAAGGATGGAATCAACTCCACCATTCCAGACATCAGGCTAGTCTCATTTGCTATCAATGGTTCTGGGGAGCATGGATTGGATATTTCCGTTCCAGGCAGGTCGTCATTTTTCTCGATCTTTTCGCCCAACAGATCGAGCATTGGTTCGTTTCTACTATCCGGGAAAGCGGCTGTCGGTGGAGGGTGATCGGAGCCAGGGGTGACAAGAGTTGTGAGCTCTGGATGAAGTTCGGGTGACTGAGCAGTGAGACCGTCATTGTTTATATCTCCTGTGTTTTCCTCGTCCCCATCACCCATTAGGTCCGAGTCGTTAAGCTGGTGTACGATGTTCAAGTCACAGCCCTGGTCAAATGCGGCTTGGAAATCGCCTGGTGTTAAGGACATTGCCATAGGATCTTTGGAAATGTCATAATCTCCGCGTTCAGAACCTGCAAACGAGTCGTCTGTGATAGATATTCCAGTTCTTTGGAAATCCGTTGTTGTCATGAAGCTAGTCGTTGATTCATCGCCGAATTCGGCTCTCGTGGATGATATTGCAGACTCATCTAAGCCATGGGGCGTTCGGTTCCCGGTTTTCTGCGGATCCATTAAGTAATCTGTGAATTCAGGCTGCAGCAAATTCTTGGTCGACTCTTCGTTCGAATTTTCGGTTTCATGGGGGCGGAGGGACACTTCAATCTGAAACTCTCCTTGACTGGGTACTGGTATATCATCCATTTCAGGGGTCTGCTTTTGGGGTGACCCTGACAGAAGGAAATCATTGGTCAAGCCTGTCCTGGTTGATAGCATTGTTGGCGGAGAAACCGGGACGAATTCCGCTGCGTTTGGATTTAATTGGAAATCCATATCTTCTTGACCTGCTTCGCTGGTTGCGAATTCCACTTGTAGTTTTTGTTTGGcacaaatctgaaaaattcaaatgaataaGAATATTTCTTATGACGTACAAAGCACAGAATAATCTTAGCTTAGAAGCCTAGCAATCTGAAAGAACTTTGGTGCATGcacaaaataattgaaatctaTTGGTCAGCGAAATCATACCGCGACAACATTTTCGTCTGGAAAGCAAAGCAGCCAACTTGGTCGAACAGGGGCATGAGCTGTCAAACACTTTcgtaatatataaatacgtcattttttcaatcttcgaCAAAACAAGCAGAAAATACCACACagtttcaagtttacaaattcaaaaataatgcTCCTTCAATGCCTGTCTATAAGTGAAAAGTATTCCATAACTTGCCAAATTTAGTTCAGACCGATTCTACTCTCTCATCATTCATGGTTTGTTTACATCGTCACTATCCTGTCAATGCAAGATTTGACACATTCTAGCAAATAATGTCGTTATACTGTCACAAAAATTCCGGAAGGCTTGACAGTTTCAATGACACGCAAAAACTGATTTAATCACTACTCACATCAGAATCAATTTGCTCTGGCTTATTTATTTCCTTGTGGTGATCCTGTAAATCGTCTTTGCCAAAGTCCACAGCTTCTGGCAATTGAGTTTCGTTTGGACAATCAACTGCTTCGTTCGTAGGCTTGACGCTGGTTATCGCCTTGTCGTTTTTGTGGTCGACCACCTCCGCAGGCGTAGTTCGTTCCTTTTCCTTGTTCGGATAATAGTTCCACTCGTCCTCAGAGTCCTCGCTATCTGCTACATTATCTGCTTCAGGTATTACTGCATGCTGATCAGGTTCTGGAAAGAGAAATCATTTCGATGACGTCTAAATCGAGGATGTATGGAATCACATTTTAGCAGGTTATTATTAATGCGGAATCATGGAGTTGGAAACTGACGATACTACACAATTGTTAGTCATGAACTGTGTCATGTTCTATACTTTTACTCATTACATGTCATGTGTACAATATAGATATAAGGATGATTCACAATATTATGTCGGCATAAaaattaagataaaaaaactttgatgCATATCGAATCGTCACCCCGAGTTTTTTGTCTCACTACGTACATTTAATTTCCTCCAATTAAAAataggtagaaaaaaaaattcttggatTTCCGCGGAAATCGAAGCGCCGCACCTCGAATACAACAGCGAGAAACTGAAGAGAGGGTAAGAATGGATGGGGCCTTTGCACGAGACAATAAAGTTGCGGCTCCTCGTCGTCGTAACGCCAAGTCTCCCACGCCGTTTGAAGCGGCGCGCGGCAAAGGAAAAACGAAGTGTTCGTACTTTGTACGAAAAACCGGTAATTCAATGCTCAGGGTtatgatttttcaacatttcattGGGCAGTGATAAGTGGGTTCGATTGATTCGTTGTAAGTTTAGATTAAATGTGAAAGGACAAATCTGTTATCGATCAGGCCAAacatcaaagaaaaaaaaaactcgccATGCAAGACGAGGCAAATATGGTCTACATTCGATCATTctttcgaaatattgaaataagaTTCGCAAACTTTGCCAAAGCCGTGACACGGACTTGACGACCTTCAACTAGAAAATGAGTCGATGAAAATGACGTCATTTTCTGAATTGCACAAATGCAAAGCTAGCAAGCGCGGTAATCCGAGCATACGTAGTTCTAAGTTTCCGAAAttggtgaaataaaaagattCACATCAGCGATAAGCGACCGTCGCCGCTTCGAGAGAGTAGTAACGCCAATCGGGGCGGACAGTTTCGTTCTTCATTTCCCTGCGACATGCAGCCTTTCTCGTCAGGCGCGCACGCACGACATACCAGGTGCCGAGAAGCTAATTTTATACCTACACGCGTCTCGCTTTGGTTCTTGCTATATTCAAGGCCCGGATAGCTTCCTAGCGTTTTCAGTTGGTTGATGCTGCGTGTGGGGCCATTGCATTTACGATGTAAATCTCACCTTATCTCGTGCCAACCCGCAGCatgtttaattttgattttcaatttgtcatTTATATTATCACCAACGAGCCAGAAGTTaagagtgaaattttatcaaccTCTGTCAGATAATAGTAGATTGTGCATCAAGGAGTCGaagtaggtttttttttattcccaacTCAACCATGacgttcattatttttacctgaaataTGGCATATTATTCCCTCTTTACTTTATTCCCTCATctatgagaaaaataattccaattTTCTCGCGCATTTACGGGAAATATGACTTATATTTCAcacaaattaatttatcaGTTTTAATGGTTTtccctttatttttttcacttttatctctgtattattataaacattcgataatattatacttttcAGACTGATAGATCACACTTACACGTAAGAGGAAACCACTTTTAAGTCAATAATGTGGCCAGAGTTGAGTCGAGAATAAATTCCTATATTTAACACGGGAATAATAGTCCATTATTTCCGCGGGTGGGTTTACTGTCCAAGCGAAGCGTACTTCTTCCGTGGTGGATGAAATCTACGGCTACCATAAGACACTTCCACCTACCAAGTTTCTCAAGATCCGTCATTATGAAGCgtatacaaaaaattcaaacaagttagccatttttttcgttacagtaaaaaaatttaatatcaattGATTATCTTGTGAATTGTTGATGTTACTAATGTAGAGTAAATGCCATTGGggccctccccccccccccccctttcgaCCTCTCTCTACGCCTCCATGCCCTAACTCCTGCTGATTTGCATCCATGCACTTCTTGTATGCGTTTTTTggattttctcttctttctttctaagTCAGTAAAATGTGGCCATAGTCGAGTCGGCAATAAAGTCCTATAcgtaacacaggaataaaagtcgtttattcccttgttacataatcTATTATTACGCCGAGCGTAAGAgagctcttttttttttttttctactatcGCAGAAACGATCGCTTCAAGTACGAAATgcagacaaaaaaaagattaGGTTGAAGTTATTAACGTCAATGTCATGAAACATcaggaaaaaatcatttttacaaaattttagaATAACTTTCAAAGAGttaagttttcaaattacgaGTTTTCAAAGCATGCGTTATGTTTTACTAAATTACAGACAATCCTAAGTTTGCAAAGTAACGATACATACAATCTTTCATAAACATTCATCGTTGCAATAGCGTTACCAGCTTCaacctcgaaaaaaaaaatgacacgTAAGCCATACTTGcgttacataaatataattactGTTGTTGAAAACGGAGAATACACGGACGTGCAAAAAATATCTCCCTTGTCATTAGAGcataataacaattatttaaGTAAAACAATACTGCCTGGTTTTACCAGCCTCCCATTTGTCTCCAATATATGTACTGTCAGTCTCTACAGTTCAACTGAAATCTGAGTTGATGGCGTTTGTCGAATCAGCCGTTAACGGATGTCGTTGATAAGTCATCCATTATTTTGTAACTTATATTTTACCTCGTGCATGTTGGTTTAAGacaagtatttttcttttttacgcCTTTTTAGTTTTTACTGAAGTACACAATTCACGTGCCACgatgtattaaaatttttaagacttcaatttgaatgaaattattcaaggAATTCAGTTTTTGAATTGTTCAGCGAAAAGAAACTCGCGTGCATGGAAAAGCCCTTGGAAGTGcattaagaagaaaaaaacaaaaaaaaaaaaagtacttcGTCACATGCAAACGGGTGAAATTTCGTTATTACACTTTACCTAACATATACTGGAAAATACCGAGAagtgaacaattttttacgcCTGTGGTATACACGTGTAATTTATGATTAAggattatttattgtatttgtcGTCCGTGAAGGTTCAAGAAAGGAATTTACATCCTTACataaaattcttcaatttgtTATACATATCAACATTTGAAAACAAGAACTCTCGTTTGACAGACAAAAGCGCATCGTAAACAAAGCGGTTCCCATTGCCCTTGCCTATTATTATGTACACGTGTATACTTTATGTGCATATGTATCCACTCGTATAATTAATCGCGATAGAGTCTCCGTGccaaaataataacaacaaaacgAATAAATCGACAACGAAACGTTCGATGATTCGTAATTAAACTTATTTGTCGGAGGAACATATTTATTCCATTCTCGTATCGACAAGTCTCGACGAAAAGGATACTCAAACGTTAGGAATTTCGATTATTGTCATAAAACAGACTATGATGTGAACGTGAGTGAAAATGTGTAGGTACGCAGGTGATCGGAATAAGTCTCCGATCCTTTGCTTTAAACGTCAGTCAAGAGTCAGTCAAgagttcgttaaaaaaaaaaaacaaaaaaaataataaaattaaaacagaATCGGAGTGATTTTTTATCCGAATAACACGAACGTCGGGTAAAGACTGAATGTACATACGTTGAATATATGCATTCAGAGAAAACCGTGAAGAGACGAGAGGaaaggagggggggggggctagaGTTAGCCCAACCTGGTCACGATATTAACGACACCGGTGAATTCGCGTTTGTTCGTGACGTTAGAGTATCCTTGGCCACGAATCGCGGTTGCAGATTTACAGATTTATGAAATCCACTAATCAGGCATGAGACGAAAAAGGAAATAGAAACTAAAGCGAAACTGTTTTATCAACGAGTCGGTTAGCAGCCGGCCGGAAGCCGGTCGTGCGTTGAAGCATTTTTTGAATCGTCGTTAGAGAGGcaggaaaagaagagaaaataagaatacAAACGAATATATATTTCGGGAACATCGCGGCTATGCGTCGAAATTAGATTTACTCACCGTCTAGTTATTCCCTGTATCATTAATTACTCCTTGGCAAGACACGTGACCACTTTCAGACACACCGCGAATTAATAATGTGGCGAAAAACTGGACAGCACGGGTAGAAACAACTGAAATTTCGTAGGATGTTGGAAAAATGTCTAGGAAAGAGAGAGTGCGTGTGTttgcgcgtgtgtgtatgtgtgaagaaaagaaagacgCGCACTCCACCCAACTACGAGAGCCTTGCGCATCCAACTGCCGGATCCCTCTGCCCCGCTTTGCCCTGCCGGTTGACGACGAATGAGCGTCTCAACCAATCGGAAGCCGCGGCGCGCCAACCGGTCTGCGGTCGGGCGgcgggaaatttgaatcgtatttaatatttataacgcAGTAAATTGCAAGCGCGAAACACCGGCAGGGTGTCCACTAAAACTCCATCGCAAAATTCCCTATATTTGCCTGGTTTTCCAGACAAAAACCGTATAATTTTCCCTGACCCATTCGGATAAATTGgatgaagaaaattgaaaaaatgtgcgTATTtcccgtgttttttttttcatgaaaacgCGAACCGTCACTTGGGTCAGACTATCCCATCTCTAGCCGATGCGCCCGATCGTTTGTAAGGTAATATTTAGGAATATTCAACGTTTGAAGAGAAACTTCCGGCgatggtgaaaataatttgtattCGATCTAATTCTGAAgcttaataaaaaattgtgagaCGTatttttgtggaaaaaaaaagaatgtagCAAACGATTCCATGACTTTTC includes the following:
- the LOC124220023 gene encoding uncharacterized protein isoform X2 codes for the protein MQVVIGKVNEICLRYLENSRLALLPPPPSTPIPLVSRCAIKNSRRKMEDRHVVIHDLHTIFSIQDDSPGHYYAVFDGHAGQDAAVYCAAHLHQYLAESNHYPTDPERALRDAFLTTDAHFIEKSNKQNLNSGTTAVCALLSKRKLYIAWVGDSQAVLAKRGQITQLVNPHKPDRDDERERVNDMGGAVIHWGIWRVNGQLAVSRAIGDVQYKPYVTGDPDIRCIPLDGTEDFLIVACDGLWDYVSEAMATTLVYQQLRDDPRDLEVVSQRLVYFARSQGSTDNISTIVVFLTDPCQIAARHPSSHPLLADVQLNNMESTNPFLSNANGLQFDENPFGKQHQQQTNGTCADNDENLRYDGHFDAPSNGKHPNCPAEYERNAHGARNNEQDDDDEDDLGPETDVDAVDEGLVLVGPNENISRKLFPEGKHRDDQELFEHKEALVPQSESVVSHLSAEPDQHAVIPEADNVADSEDSEDEWNYYPNKEKERTTPAEVVDHKNDKAITSVKPTNEAVDCPNETQLPEAVDFGKDDLQDHHKEINKPEQIDSDICAKQKLQVEFATSEAGQEDMDFQLNPNAAEFVPVSPPTMLSTRTGLTNDFLLSGSPQKQTPEMDDIPVPSQGEFQIEVSLRPHETENSNEESTKNLLQPEFTDYLMDPQKTGNRTPHGLDESAISSTRAEFGDESTTSFMTTTDFQRTGISITDDSFAGSERGDYDISKDPMAMSLTPGDFQAAFDQGCDLNIVHQLNDSDLMGDGDEENTGDINNDGLTAQSPELHPELTTLVTPGSDHPPPTAAFPDSRNEPMLDLLGEKIEKNDDLPGTEISNPCSPEPLIANETSLMSGMVELIPSFSTASGNVVNTPSPQNYSGDTGYHAVDSFSTLDSGITPEPAPRIFCTELGEAEVLGKSTQIDIETNISPVPKILTSASPGMETTSHLEISTCPKPAISSSPNSPMPATEGDTTLPFRNEVTDVSEYVSFTKTENKDSRLSPPPTSEPPVEEGDAFASRKEESHSDLDADERKVSTPFEGIPVTPPVAPNESCLNEEVNTSPDEHFKLMLDETSTQESPNTDIEKQKILEELYSEIPKQEVMHESQFHNKSTEDLAQNKILLNFTHPPLSNDSIAPEELMSEPIAQQEITSALSSEPEVTEDRALELRDEMRTENNTSTEVELHKEIVLDKETTVPEREVSEGDPKTLENAINKEPKIDTPVMNLSESMQEFTGLEKQLNPELHTVRPSNGIIVEPKVKTESQSLAPEAVENSVEKSTVVKYDDSRELEESETVAKIREDERNDNAVPKTDELLPRAPLSPTVAASVAVAAAATAATVTASPTTKTAKVKPAAKTGSRTTTAAKLTNKSTPTSPTKSVGAAQRVIGASAPKKAVTGSTISRPKHLETAKTSVTGTINKSPAAKAPVKVASLTKTSTTRTSVSLTAAPRSKPSSTTSKPTPISSDKKSTANGDVRTSSKSALSKPATRSSTGMSTTVSKTTMKPSATARPTSASSTTTTAKPRSVSATNTSAKPKPTSTSVSSPRPKTATTIGATGLVAKPKSAMPKSPAADKQAKETTNKQLSSARANASTLTRTGRSSVTGTSTTSTTAKRNLTSKNAAPATTPPQKKPAPITRPGGKLSAVKNSTTKTTITTSIEAEHVQNGITEVHEQKTIISTSTIEEDVPQKDASLVTSSTDNQLIMTAD
- the LOC124220023 gene encoding uncharacterized protein isoform X1; translation: MATDCGEGDYLGAYRRFFEHFVAQVDPEDQLPVKVSSYDLTEAEISGEIIDWTLQYLNQKYCPPSLQSYLVRLVLEEVKRICSKQSEACGWRFQDNTFAPLRLMQVVIGKVNEICLRYLENSRLALLPPPPSTPIPLVSRCAIKNSRRKMEDRHVVIHDLHTIFSIQDDSPGHYYAVFDGHAGQDAAVYCAAHLHQYLAESNHYPTDPERALRDAFLTTDAHFIEKSNKQNLNSGTTAVCALLSKRKLYIAWVGDSQAVLAKRGQITQLVNPHKPDRDDERERVNDMGGAVIHWGIWRVNGQLAVSRAIGDVQYKPYVTGDPDIRCIPLDGTEDFLIVACDGLWDYVSEAMATTLVYQQLRDDPRDLEVVSQRLVYFARSQGSTDNISTIVVFLTDPCQIAARHPSSHPLLADVQLNNMESTNPFLSNANGLQFDENPFGKQHQQQTNGTCADNDENLRYDGHFDAPSNGKHPNCPAEYERNAHGARNNEQDDDDEDDLGPETDVDAVDEGLVLVGPNENISRKLFPEGKHRDDQELFEHKEALVPQSESVVSHLSAEPDQHAVIPEADNVADSEDSEDEWNYYPNKEKERTTPAEVVDHKNDKAITSVKPTNEAVDCPNETQLPEAVDFGKDDLQDHHKEINKPEQIDSDICAKQKLQVEFATSEAGQEDMDFQLNPNAAEFVPVSPPTMLSTRTGLTNDFLLSGSPQKQTPEMDDIPVPSQGEFQIEVSLRPHETENSNEESTKNLLQPEFTDYLMDPQKTGNRTPHGLDESAISSTRAEFGDESTTSFMTTTDFQRTGISITDDSFAGSERGDYDISKDPMAMSLTPGDFQAAFDQGCDLNIVHQLNDSDLMGDGDEENTGDINNDGLTAQSPELHPELTTLVTPGSDHPPPTAAFPDSRNEPMLDLLGEKIEKNDDLPGTEISNPCSPEPLIANETSLMSGMVELIPSFSTASGNVVNTPSPQNYSGDTGYHAVDSFSTLDSGITPEPAPRIFCTELGEAEVLGKSTQIDIETNISPVPKILTSASPGMETTSHLEISTCPKPAISSSPNSPMPATEGDTTLPFRNEVTDVSEYVSFTKTENKDSRLSPPPTSEPPVEEGDAFASRKEESHSDLDADERKVSTPFEGIPVTPPVAPNESCLNEEVNTSPDEHFKLMLDETSTQESPNTDIEKQKILEELYSEIPKQEVMHESQFHNKSTEDLAQNKILLNFTHPPLSNDSIAPEELMSEPIAQQEITSALSSEPEVTEDRALELRDEMRTENNTSTEVELHKEIVLDKETTVPEREVSEGDPKTLENAINKEPKIDTPVMNLSESMQEFTGLEKQLNPELHTVRPSNGIIVEPKVKTESQSLAPEAVENSVEKSTVVKYDDSRELEESETVAKIREDERNDNAVPKTDELLPRAPLSPTVAASVAVAAAATAATVTASPTTKTAKVKPAAKTGSRTTTAAKLTNKSTPTSPTKSVGAAQRVIGASAPKKAVTGSTISRPKHLETAKTSVTGTINKSPAAKAPVKVASLTKTSTTRTSVSLTAAPRSKPSSTTSKPTPISSDKKSTANGDVRTSSKSALSKPATRSSTGMSTTVSKTTMKPSATARPTSASSTTTTAKPRSVSATNTSAKPKPTSTSVSSPRPKTATTIGATGLVAKPKSAMPKSPAADKQAKETTNKQLSSARANASTLTRTGRSSVTGTSTTSTTAKRNLTSKNAAPATTPPQKKPAPITRPGGKLSAVKNSTTKTTITTSIEAEHVQNGITEVHEQKTIISTSTIEEDVPQKDASLVTSSTDNQLIMTAD